The following coding sequences lie in one Gloeomargarita sp. SKYB120 genomic window:
- a CDS encoding DUF3038 domain-containing protein — protein sequence MMTQSPTTELEQEGLLALQQLPDPEPPLEHCPPSVAGKLDLLLLAIEALDYNAAELMVMVVKELELTRVIPNRVTLWQLRGANPLRRAYNRRLLTLNQARALVLVLVYLAKRLTILIRQLLLAAEQLQQHHLSLAHHPRLHDYCQRFRSHFRKRMNLRRERLQVYRDDERLNLLAMDLLNQLLFCTGTCGAQRLWASLFAGDVL from the coding sequence ATGATGACCCAATCCCCGACCACAGAACTGGAGCAGGAAGGGTTGCTGGCGCTGCAACAGTTGCCGGACCCGGAACCCCCTTTGGAGCATTGCCCGCCGTCGGTGGCCGGGAAGTTGGATTTGTTGCTGCTGGCGATTGAAGCGCTGGACTACAACGCCGCAGAACTGATGGTGATGGTGGTCAAGGAATTGGAACTGACGCGGGTGATTCCCAACCGGGTGACGCTGTGGCAACTGCGGGGGGCCAATCCCTTGCGCCGGGCCTACAATCGCCGGTTGCTCACCCTGAATCAGGCGCGGGCGCTGGTGCTGGTGCTGGTGTACCTAGCCAAACGATTGACCATTCTCATCCGGCAACTGCTCCTGGCGGCAGAACAACTGCAACAACATCACCTATCCCTGGCGCATCACCCTCGTTTGCATGACTATTGCCAGCGGTTTCGCAGCCACTTCCGCAAACGTATGAACCTGCGCCGGGAACGTCTCCAGGTTTACCGGGACGACGAGCGGTTGAATCTGCTGGCGATGGATCTGTTGAACCAGTTGTTGTTTTGCACGGGCACCTGCGGGGCACAGCGGCTCTGGGCGAGTTTGTTTGCGGGGGATGTGCTGTGA